In the genome of Dromiciops gliroides isolate mDroGli1 chromosome 1, mDroGli1.pri, whole genome shotgun sequence, the window catcagagttggctcatggagggaataacattcacacccagttgggaggagtaatctatttaaccttacaggaaagtatgaggggaagaggataaggaaggaagggtggaaaaaaaaggtagtgcagagtaggggaggggacagtcagaagtaaaatacttttgaggaagaatagtttaaaagaagatggaaaatagagtaaatatcatgggaagggaataggatggagggaaatagttatgatgactttgctgggctaatatgaagaaaattctttgtcaagtttaaggtacattatttaggttatgatgaacaggatactattagaaaaacctggaaagacctacatgaactgaagcagagtgaaatgcactgtatacaaaataacagcaatagtgtaaaatgatctgctgggaagcatgtggttattttcagcaaggcaatggtccaatataaccctgaaggactatgaaaatggcaacccatctacagagaaagaagtgatagtatctgaaatagatggaaacacattttttttcttttcttttttttttcttttttggtgaggcaattggggttgggtggctttcccggggtcatgtggctggtgggtgttgggtgtgtggggccggatttgggctcgggtgctcctggttccagggctggtgctctgtccgctgcaccacctagctgcccctggaaacacattttttaaaaaaatgttttttctctttgacaattcctcagtctgaagttttgggagttttttgactgtttttttctcacaacgtagctaatgtgggaatgttttccatgactactcatgtataatttattttgaaatgcttgagttctagtgggtgggggtgggaatagaggaggaagagaagttggaacaattttttttttaaattgatgttaaaatttgtttttacatatattttggaaaataaaattctattctaaaaaaaatagaatgtagtATCAAGCTATTAACTCCAGGCCTATGATGTGatagatgctatcagaaaaaagaGCCCATCTTGCTTTCAAGGAGATACAATATAAGGAAGGAACCAAGGTAGAAAAAACTATAGAATAAGATGGAAACAAGAGGACACAGAGGatggagtactggacttggagtcaggaggacctgaatttaaatcctgccttaagTATGTACTAGCTtcgtgagcctaggcaagtcatttaacttctctcaacctcagtttcctcaactataaaatgaaaagaatatcatTAATACTTAATAatgttaaattattattaataagagttaaacctcccagggttgttgtgaggatcaaacaaaataacaTTTGTGTAATgatctgtaaactttaaagtgatgtATAAATCTTATGCATTATTGGTATGGAATAAAATACTATaacattcaaaaaaaaattggatattagatcataaatctcccctacttaacctttcccttaatttatctcccagactagtaaatggaagaagcttctggttttctagttagagcttttattgtatggtagtcacaaggtgatgttgattagaaggataggaaagtagaaacacaatacaaatcctcttaagtctaagcttagtctgtattctgtatagaactcaccaaaagcggaaggccacctttggggagagagagaccgtgtcaagcccgcgctgctgctaaccgcgggctgggcccagtcgaactctcatcagcatcagcctgtgcagcgcagtcaggagaccagcagagcaggaaaaaaagtcccacttccgttctctccttgccttttaagctcgcaccccggaagtggaatGCTAGCAGGCactctgacatgcgcagcaggcggactggcgtgcgtagctcatgccattggtctcctccccaaaagggtggtcctaaaaaaaaactggcatcactccattatctaaccgactgttaaaactttttaccacactacaCTGACTCTTATCTCCCCACAGACTCTAAAGGGGAAAGCACAGAACCCTGAACACAGGAGCTTTGGAATAGCAATGCTTCATGAGCCACCACACCTACTTCTAGCATAGACCCCACAGCTATCCCTAAGGGGAGGCATCATTTGGGAGAAATGACCCATCATCCTCAGAATCAGAAGCAACAGCTGCTTACCAACTGCCACCAAAAGTAGACAAGCCCAAGAACCCTGTGAGTATCAGGATCCTCAACACTAGGGGTCCAGCTTCTAGCTCAGCCATCATAGCCATCACCCCTGGGAGTAGCCCTTATGGGGGATGGCTTGACCATCTTAGCAACAGTCAGTCAACTGCCACTCACAGGTCAGAAGAGCCACCCTGGCTGAAGCTAACCCTCTCGCCTCAgggaaaggacagaaggaagcTTGTGCCAAGCAAGAAAAAGCAGTAACACCACCCTGAGCACCCTCTAGCCTCAGATCATGAAGACGACAGTCCAGGAATTTGAACCCCACAGCTTTAGGAGTAGCAATGCTCCAAGCCTAGGGTCCATAGTCATAAAGCAAAGATTCAAACTTTTGGAGATGCATCCTGGTCTTTACCTTTGTGACATGGATTCCACCATCAGTACAAGTGATGCTAAAGAAGAGGCCTGACCATCTGCTGTGCTGGTGCACCCTCAGGACCATGGACAGAGCCCATCTGACCTGCCGCTAAAACCCTCCAGTTCagtgggagctccttgagggcaggggctgtcttcaATTTCCCCTTGGACCCCCAGGCCTTAGCTTGGTGCCACCACAGTACACACaatagttattttccttttttgtatacAATCCATCCTTGTTGCTCTTGTTAGATTCCAAtgcagaggtgggggaaggtAAATACTCTTTTGTCAGCATCTGTCCAAGGGGATTCTCCTTGTTTGCACATAGGCCCCAAGTCTCCTTCAGGGCTCCTATCATCTTCAAAGGCTGATGGAAGTTACTTGGAGACATGACCTATATGCATGTTTATGGCATCCTACCCATTGGGAAACCTCTGAGGAAAGATTCTGAATGTGTTGGATCATCCCGAAGAAAATGGCCTGAGACTTTCAATGGACAATAACTAGAGCTGTGCAGAGACTCTATTATGGACTGGACTTCATGTATCACAGATGGGTGGGGACACATGCCCAGTGTAGACAGAAGTGCCCCTGACTTGGTTCCATTCAAAGATAATTTGAGACCTCAGGACTTCCTTCCCATTGGGTGGTTTCTCTTCACCATTGGTTAACAATGATGGTACTTCTACCAAACCTCTAGATGTCCTCATTGGACTGTGTTTGATTGAAGAGTAATGAAGGAGAAGATCAAGAAGCAAACCTTTGTCTGAAAATGAACTAAGCTTTTGTGTAACTATTGGAGGGTGAAAAAGAACAAGTTTCAAGGAGCTGGTCCCTCCCACACACATACAGAATATTGTCCTCTCCTGAGTCCATCCATCCTTTTGTCCTGTGGACAGATGCTAGCTTGGGGGATTGGTGGGCTGTGAGCAGGAGTCTGGGGGCACCCATGTTTGCTTAAAAGGAATGGAGTGGATTGGTGGCCTGCAGCCACTATGGGGCACTATGGGGCTGGCCCTGGGCATTCAGGGGGGCCTGAGGATGGCAGGTGGGGATCAGCCCAGCGGGCTGTGCCTGTGGCTGCTCTCACCCCTGTGATGCCTCATGTATGACATCTCAGCTGGGCGGGGCCAATGTTTACCAACGaaccacccccatccccagcaTGACAGGCCCTCCCCACAGCACCTGTGACCCCATGGTTAGGACCCAGCCTTTATGGAAGAAGAGGCTGGATCAGACCCAGATTTGCATCCAggcccctcccaccctccccatgCCCATCCCAGGCTTACAGGGGCAGGATAAGAGGGACCTGGAGGAGCCCAGGCCCAGCTGGGAGCTCTTTGGGGAGCAGAGCACTTGGGGTCCCCTGCACCATGGCCTGGCCTCTTGTCTGCCTCTTCCTGCTCACTGTGTGCTCAGGTCAGGGCTGCTCTCAGACCACTCCTTGTTCTGCTCCCCCATTCTTACCCTTAGCTCTTTGGGGAGTATCTTAAAGcccattttatctttctttttatacaAAGCCACTAATGAGTTTTTATGTTTCCAGGTTCTCTCTCCCAGCTTGTGCTCACTCAgccttcctctgcctcctcctccctggGAGCCACAGCCAAACTCACCTGTACCCTGAGCAGTGGATTCAGTAATTATGGTGTTGGTTGGCACCAGCAGAGCCCAGGGAAGGCCCCTCGGTATATCATGTGGGTAAAAAGTGATGGAAGTGTAAGCAGGGCTGACGGGATCCCTGATCGCTTCTCTGGCTCCAGCTCTGGGGACAATCGATATTTATCCATCAGCAACATCCAGCCTGAGGATGAAGCCGATTACTACTGTGGGGCAGATTATACCATTGGTAGTAGTAAGGGTTATTCACAGTGGTACAGCCAGTGAGGAAGTCAGACAAAAACCTCCCCTGCCAGCCCAGTCTTAGCTTCACACCTGGCCCGAGGCTTCTCACACTCCCTGAAATACCAGGGGTCTATCctggtctttctctttctgtttctttctttctctgtctctatctccctgactgtctctttctctcattctgtgtgtttgtgtttgtctGTCTTTCACTACAGAAATTATCTGATATACTTGAGATCATACTTAAGAGTGACAGAAATGgaccttgaacccagatcttctgatccCAGAACCAGTATTTTCCCCCATTCCCAATGCTACCTCTGAGGAGACTGATACCAGGCAAGGGCTTCAGGCTTTGGTTGGTGGAGATGGGATGAGAGGGGTGCTTCTACCATGATCTGCTTTCAACAGCTGGGCCTCTGCTTcttggaaagagaaatcatgttTTCCAAAGATATACATTTGGACAATTGGCCCTGATGAAAAATAAGGGACATGGTATCTGggtaattttatcattttattcataTCTCTGGTTGGTTATTAATAGCATGATCTATCGCTTTCTCTCTCAGACTAAAGAGCCCTTATGGTTGGGGCCTCAGTTTATAGACCCTTCTAACTATAGGGAGTCTGTcccatagcaatcaaatctaattggttgacatgattggaggtgggttatattaaaatcaAGTCCAAGGATGACATCAAATAAAGAAATGCAAGAGCCCCATTCAAAGTGGTCAGGGCAAAATTTGTTCATCTAGGTGTggcttaatctcatcagtaaagtgctTCAGTTTATCCAGAGGAAGTCATCTGTCTTCATCCAAGGTTCCTTGGTTGAGCTTGGTGTTGGGTGGGGTTGGCCTAGATAAGATTTGATAGAATCTGTCAAGGAGAGCTCActttgagtggggggggggtaaagGAGAATTAAGAAATCTCTAGGTCCTTCAAGGTatttatcattaattattatttctcacATAGTATGTGAGAATTGGAGCGCCACCACCCTGCTGTGAGAGACATTGCGAGAACCAGGGTGatgcccccctgaaaagaaaacatttgactAAGTGTCTGAAAGCTGTCTGAAGTCTGGAAGTTACCACCTGTAAGTCTTGTCTATCAATGTTATCAGCCATTtggcttggagctgtatgtgtaGGGACCATGCCTGGGTGGGCCTGCAGAGGGCTTCCCTTTGAGAGAAGGTCCTTTCCATTGGAGGTGGCAGGAGGAGCAGCTAcaggtgcagggagctagggtttttcctttctttcttttttgtttttgtttctgttgtttttttttttttgtgggtcaatggtggttaagtgacttgcccagggtcacacagctagtaagtgccaagtgtctgaggccggatttgaactcaggtactcctgaatccagggccggtgctttatcccctgcaccatctagctgccccttttcctttctttctactcatgttccttttactaacccctaatatactttaataaatacttaatgcccaaagattggtgctatatgtttctaatttaaggtgaccactgattagatttttttttttttagtgaggcaattggggctaagttgtgagattaaaattggatattagatcataaatctcccctacttaacctttcccttaatttatctcccagactaataaatggaagaagcttctggttttctagatagagcttttattgtatggtagtcacaaggtgatgttgattagaaggataggaaagtagaaatacaatacaaatcgtcttaagtctaggcttagtctatattccatataaaactcaccaaaacccaaggccacctttggggagagagaccgagtcaagtgcgtgctgttacccgagagccgggccgagtcaaactccagtcagcgtctgtctgtgcagtgcagccaggagaccagctgagcaggaaaaaggccccacttcctttctctccttgccttttaagctcccACCCCGGAAGTctagtgctcagcaggcaatctggcgtgcatagcaggcagactggtgtgcgtagctcatgctgttggtctcctccccaaaagggtggtcctaaaaaaaaaactggcttctctccattatctaaccgactgttaaaactttctACCACATTCCCCCcatttgttcctcaagaaacaaaatatttccttgacggaacaaaatgacttgcccagggtcacacagctagtaagtgttaagtgtctgagactggatttgaactcaggtactcctgactccagggctggtgctctatccattgcaccacctagctgcctcaaagaattgagtttaaatctggtttcagatttttactatctgtgttaccctgggcaatcACCTCACCCTATTTCCCACAGTTTCTTTGTTCATACAAACAGACttgatgtaggaagcaaaaaggggttaacagaaaaacctaaggtccaagctctaattcagatatgagctctaaaagggattcagatcccagttaatggataacttacaagtcaaaatgctgggttctcttacccacagaaatcagtacccataacaggaacagagggaaagaggccaTGAAAACTttagactataacaatgaaaaaaatgacaggctatagaaactcaaactaggaataaatgataaatgaagatgttttaaaACTAAgcatggcaggggcagctaggtggtgctgcagtggatagagcaccggccctggattcaggaggacttaagttcaaatctggcctcagacacttgacacttactagctgagtgaccttgggcaagccacttaacccccccattgcctcataaaaaaagaaaaaagacaaagaaattaagcatgggaatcagaaagatacatgcacagaaaaggccacaTTTGTCCctgattcaccttatgatgtttttgttgttgttgttactgttgtttttggtgaggcagttggggttaagtgacttgcccagggtcacacagctagtaagtgtcaagtgtctgaggctggatttgaactcaggtactcctgactccagggctggtgctctatccactgtgccacctagctgcccctcaccttatgatgtgtaaactcccaaaacatacctccacagaaaaaggtacctgccttgtgggttggcttaggatcccaggaactccaaattagtttaaaccctcccctgtacctccctaaagcaGAGATTATAATAATGAGACTGATattcaatttatccatactataaatataactatcttttcattccctattcgagagataccattctatatttcttttggttctctccctgtggtcaaaagtcttgcaataaaacttgagaaactgagtcgctaagtcttgtaattcttttgggacgactcactattgatttgaccctaaattcagcCTACATcaggctgaagaaggaaatggcaaaccaccacaATATCTCTGACAGGAAatccccaactggggtcacaaagtgttaggcatgactgaaaagcaactgaacaCATCCTCGTAGCCTGAAGAGTGTGGCCTCAGATTGAAAACCATTGAGACATAATATTCAGGGCACAAAGGCCATTTCTCACCATGGTGTGGCCACTGCAGAAATACTTTTCCCAAACAGTCTTTGCTTCCTTGGGGCAGGGAATGGGTCCTCTGATGGTGTTCAAGCACCTGAAGTCTATTTGTTCTGGTGAGCCAGGTAGGCACTGAAAACAGATACAGCTCTAGAAAATGGTGGGAGCCACAGCTTTCCACAGAGATCTGTCCCCCAGTCATAtactcctctcccttttctcttttcaagaTCATATTAGTgaatttttatctatttcatttattttttcataaaaccaactcagTTTTATTTATGAATTCACTTGTGGTTTTAGTCTCAACTTAATTAATCTAATCTAATTTTTAGGCCTTCCAATTTAGCACTTAATtgcaaatttttaattttttctttttctagtttttttttccttttaattgcaTACCCTGTATTCCACATTTTATGTCCACCTGATTCACGCGACTCTTATGTCTGGTTCTAAGAAGTTGTAGCATACTCAGTGGGCACCTCCCAGTAAACCATTGGACAGACAGGATAAATCAGGGTATTGGTAATTGAGGActctgtgatgagtaaaactaaatgtggtcACCTATTCCTGTcctaagtgtagggaaaattagctggggtttctaatatatttgtgtgagggaaaacaatgctcttctcaataattctcaggaactcagcagaggtgtgacaaaggctcttttatttccttcttgtgagaaggaggcaccctagtatgCAGCTAGTGAGTGCAAAGAAAGGAGGCTCACAAGCTCTGTTTTAAACCCTTGTCCCTAaagcaaatggaccctcccctttttcatcattggtccaattactcaagggctacaatctatgcgcaaaaactagctaatcagaatgcagtattcccatccctaagcagttcttccttatatgggcacaAATCAGGaacagaccttattgagaccagggctccttgaaccatgtgattttgttagccagaggggaaggaggggatctgagacctttgtcctaaaaaacaggtcaggaggagtatgattgactgttatgtgttgtttaaaaatctaaatgtgggttgtaatctgttcccccagttttgggggaaactggctaaaatcattgataaattcaccaagagtttaggcttttaaggatttattaaagcttggatctattaggtatagccagagagacagaaatctttcctaacagcccatgtgaaatccTGCCACAAAGccaatgtctcaaaccaaaaaaggaagatcccctctgccagcatccacttcctacttcctgtcctcctcccagaaatgggaggttcttcaagttgattgactcatgaaaaaggggagggtccatttgccattcttttgattctgcttgactgattcctggtgtctcatggattccttatcttccaactgtccaattttaattttaaggcattgttttcttcaatgagattatgcaccttttttttccatttggccaaatgaattttttaaggcattgttttcttcagcgaaattatgtacctttttttccatttggccagatgaattttttaaggaattgttttctgcagtcaatctttgtgcttcattttccaagctgctgattcttttttcatagttttcttgttttgctttcatttctctccccattttttcttctacctctctcaattgatttttaaaatcctttttgagctcttctaagaaggctttttgttcttaagaccaattcaccttccctcgtgaggcttcacatgtagaccATTTGAgggtattatcctcatctgagtttgtgttggcttcttccctattgatacagaagctctcaatggagagggctcttttttgcttcttattcattattgcagcttatttatttattttttaagttgaggtctgctctaggagcaccagggtccctgttttaggcttcttgtgcaggggtataggtgctgtgtgaccgactttttactctgaggccatTATAGTGTGTGCATTTCGTCCCCCTGCACTTCCTGACTGATCATGctagatcagtgggcctagtcgtacctgtcccgttcgtggccctacagctggcaacttgccctctcggctagtgcaggtaggtttttccactgtcctactgggctaccagatttttgagccaggttccaggggcctcagttgtttggctgtggcccgcagctcctgctgacttgccctgaccccctcagcactgggctgctgccctgcgctgtgcctcccttttgtctgagtcagaccaacctttttctgaagtctaaattatctctggttggaagactgtgtctctctgtctctttgcaggttctgtagtttcagaatctgtccagaggcttgatttaatgttctttttgagggaacagaaggagatcTCAGGCAGCTTattgcttcctctccgccatcttggctccacctccaataaatccagcctatttcttttttgttgttgttgtttcgtgaggcaattggggttaggtgacttacccaaggtcacacagctagtaagtgttaagtgtctgaggccggatttgacctcaggtttcctgaatccagtgccagggctctatccactgtgccacctagctgcccaccccaccagcctatttcttgacttttaactccttgttAAGGTGGCACACTGGTTCCAGGGTGGAGAGcccactgtctcaagcttcagggattTTGAGCAGCTGTTCTTCAAGGTATTTCTAGGagtttgtaagtttttagttcttccaaggtggtaaaatttaagaagaggtatgtttactactctcctggcccttgctctggtctgcaagcaaccacagacaTGCTTtcctgccctggaactatgaacagaaaaTTGTTCCCCTGTGGCTTCAAGCTCTTATGTGCTTGTTGACTCAGTAACTGAGTACCAAGGGCCTAATCTCCACAGACTATGGTCAATGGGAAAGGGCCAAGTCTACTCAAACCATAAGGCTCCTAAGACAGGGCAACTATTGACACACCTCTCCAATCTAAGTAGGTACATGTTAGCATATACACACATCATGGAAGTGGCCAGAGAATCCTTCTTCCTCCATTGGCtcctccagggccaatgctctacctactgtgccccctag includes:
- the LOC122735131 gene encoding immunoglobulin omega chain-like, with protein sequence MAWPLVCLFLLTVCSGSLSQLVLTQPSSASSSLGATAKLTCTLSSGFSNYGVGWHQQSPGKAPRYIMWVKSDGSVSRADGIPDRFSGSSSGDNRYLSISNIQPEDEADYYCGADYTIGSSKGYSQWYSHSNFSELAFTRQPCFTQGCYLDGLLPEFSCNKKGCQSAAQDAETGQNGQMVRVPEVDESEAVFHKVIGLTISSRVITVQWPDTAKTTGDGLSRRG